In Mycolicibacter virginiensis, the DNA window AACGCCGGGTGCAGCCGGCGAATCTCGTTGAGCCGGGCTATGAACGGCTCTAGGGAGCGGCCTTCGGCGACGGCGCCGGCGAAATCACGGGGACGAAGCTCGTACTTCTCCGAATCGAGGTACTCCTCGCTACCTTCATGCACTGCACGGTCTTCGAACAACTCGAATCCGGAGTACACGCCCCACGCCGGGCCCAGTGTCGCTGCCAGTACCGCGCGGATGGCGAACATTCCGGGGCCGCCGTGCTGCAGGCTGGCGTGCAGGATGTCGGGCGTGTTGACGAACAGATTCGGCCGGCGGAAGTCGGCGAGCTCGGCGATCTGCTGACCGAACTCCGTGAGCTCGGATTTGGTTGTCCGCCAGGTGAAATACGAGTAAGACTGGGTGAAGCCCAGTTTGGCCAAGCCGTACTGGCGTGCCGGTGGGGTAAACGCCTCGGACAAAAACAGCACGTCAGGGTCGATGTTCTTGACGGCGGCGATCAACCAGAGCCAAAAGTCCGGGGGCTTGGTGTGCGGGTTGTCCACCCGAAAGATCTTCACCCCGTGGTCCATCCAGAACCGGACCACCCGCAGTACCTCTGCGTACAGGCCGGCCGGATCGTTGTCGAAATTCAGCGGGTAGATGTCCTGATATTTCTTCGGCGGGTTTTCCGCGTAGGCGATGGTGCCATCGGGCAGTTCGGTGAACCATTCCCGATGCTGAGTGGCCCAGGGATGGTCCGGTGCGCACTGCAGCGCCAGGTCCAGCGCGACCTCCAGGTCGAGCCGGTGAGCCGCGGCGACGAAGTCGTCGAAGCCACCGATATCGCCCAGCTCCGGATGCACCGCGTCGTGGCCGCCCTCGGCGCTGCCGATGGCCCACGGCGAACCCACGTCGCCGGATTCGGCGGTCGCGGAGTTGTTGCGGCCCTTGCGATGTACACGTCCGATGGGGTGGACCGGTGGCAGATACACCACGTCGAAACCCATCTGTGCGATCCGGGGCAGTGCCGCCGTGGCCGTGGCGAACGTGCCGTGTAGCGGGCGGCCCTCGGCGTCCCAGCCGCCGGTCGAGCGTGGAAACATCTCGTACCACGCGCCGCCGCGTGCCAGCGGCCGATCCACCCACACCTGGTGCTCGACGCCGGCGGTGACCAGCTCACGCAGCGGGTAACGGGCCAGCAGTTCGTCGAGTTCGGACGACAGTGCCGGCGCGGCCCGTGACACCGGATCGCCTGGGGCGCGCAACGCAGCAGCCGCCGCCAGCACCGGCTCACGCCGTGCGGTCGGTACTGCGGCTGCGGCGCGGGTGAACAACTCGGCGCCGATCAACAGGTCGTTGGACAGTTCGGCCGCGGCCTGACCGGCGTCCAGCTTGGCGGTCACCGCGTGCCGCCAGCTCTGCAACGGATCGCCCCAGCCCTCGACGCGGAACGTCCATAAGCCGACGGCGTCGGGGGTGAAGGCACCGTGAAACACGTAGGCGTCGAACCCGGTGTGCATGGGCAGATGCAGTGCTGAGCCTGCCGCGGTCGGCGGCGGATCACCGGGCAGCGGATAGCGGCGCCCCACGTGACGTACCACCAAAGTCGCCGCGACGGCCTCATGGCCTTCACGCCAGACGGTGGCCTTGACCGGCACGGTCTCACCGACCACGGCTTTGGCCGGGTAGCGGCCGCATGAGACGACCGGTTCGACATCGTCGACCTCGACTCGTCCAGCCACCACACTCCGTTCGTCGTCGGGCTGTATGCGCCCACGGTAGCTGTCCAGCGACATCCACCGGAACCGAGCGAGGTGTTCGCCACCGAATCGTCAGGTCTGTTCGGCAGGCTCCGCTTCGGTAAGGTAGTGAGGCGTGAAGGCCCTCCGCCGGTTCACCGTTCGCGCCCACCTTCCCGAGCGGCTGCTGGCACTTGAGCAGCTGTCGATGAACCTGCGCTGGTCGTGGGAGCAGCCGACGCAGGAGCTCTTCGCCGCCATCGACCCCGAATTGTGGGACGGGAGTGGGCGCGACCCGGTAGCGCTGCTCGGGGCGGTCAGTCCCGCGCGGCTCGAAGAGCTGGCCACCGACCAGGAGTTCACCGCCCGGCTCGATGCGCTGGCCGCCGATCTCTCGGCGTATCTGACCAGCCCGCGGTGGTATCAGCATCAGCAGGACGGCGGCGCGGCGCTGCCGACGGCGGTCGCTTACTTCTCGATGGAATTCGGCGTCGCCGAAGCTCTGCCCAACTACTCAGGCGGCCTGGGGATCCTGGCGGGGGATCACCTGAAGTCGGCGTCGGATCTGGGTGTGCCGCTGATCGCGGTGGGGCTGTACTACCGGTCCGGGTATTTCCGTCAGGCGTTGACCGCCGACGGCTGGCAGCGCGAAACCTATCCGGCACTGGATCCTCAGGGGCTGCCGCTGCGGCTGCTGGTCGATACCGACGCCCACCCGGTGCTGATCGATGTGGCGTTGCCCGGCGCCGGGCGGTTGCGGGCCCGGATCTGGGTCGCGCAGGTGGGCCGAGTGCCGCTGTTGCTGCTGGATTCCGACATCGGTGAGAATCCCCACCAACTGCGCGGAATCACTGACCGGTTGTACGGCGGCGACCAGGAGCATCGGATCCGTCAGGAGATCCTGGCTGGGATCGGCGGTGTGCGGGCCATCCGCGAATTCACCCGGTTGCAGGGCATGCCCGCTCCGGAGGTCTTTCACATGAACGAGGGGCACGCGGGCTTCCTCGGCGTCGAACGCATCCGTGAGCTGATCGCCGAGCAGGGCCTGGATTTCGACACCGCGCTGGCCGTGGTCCGTTCGGCGACGGTGTTCACCACGCACACCCCGGTGCCGGCCGGAATCGACCGGTTTCCCGCGGACATGGTGCGCCGCTATTTCGACGACAGCGGTGATGCTCTGGTCGCCGGGGTGCCCACCGAGCGGATCATGGAACTTGGCATGGAGCAGGGAGACGAACACGATCCCGGCATGTTCAATATGGCCCACATGGGGCTGCGGCTGGCGCAGCGCGCCAATGGTGTTTCGCGGCTGCACGGGCGGGTCAGCCGGGTCATGTTCAACGACCTGTGGCCCGGGTTCGACGGCGGCGAGGTGCCGATCGGCTCGATCACCAACGGCGTGCACGCGCCGAGCTGGGCGGCGCCGCCATGGCTGCAGCTCAGCCGCGACGTGGCCGCGCCCGACTCGTTCAGCGAGCCCGCGGCCTGGCAACGTCTGCAGCAGGTCGACCCGGTGACGTTGTGGTCCATCCGCTCGCAGCTGCGGGCACTGCTCGTCGACGAGGTCCGGTTGCGGTTGCTTAAGTCCGGGCTGGAACGCGGTTCTTCGGAGGCCGAGTTGGGCTGGATCGCTACGGCATTCGACCCTGACGTGCTGACCATCGGCTTCGCCCGGCGGGTGCCGACGTACAAGCGGTTGACGTTGATGCTGCGTGATCCCGATCGATTGGAGCAGCTGCTCCTTGACGAGCAGTGCCCCGTCCAGCTGATCGTCGCCGGCAAGTCCCATCCGGCCGACGAAGACGGCAAGGCACTGATTCAGCAGGTGGTGCGGTTTGCCGACCGCCCGGAAGTGCGGCATCGCATTGCGTTCCTGCCCGACTACGACATGTCGATGGCACGGCGTCTGTACTCGGGATGCGATGTCTGGCTGAACAATCCGTTGCGCCCGTTGGAGGCCTGCGGCACCTCGGGAATGAAGAGCGCGCTCAACGGCGGGCTGAACCTGTCGATTCGCGACGGCTGGTGGGACGAGTGGTTCGACGGGCAGAACGGCTGGGCGATTCCCACTGCGGACGGGGTCGCCGACGAGAATCGGCGCGACGATCTGGAGGCCGCGGCGCTCTACGACCTGCTGGCGTCATCGGTGGTGCCGAAGTTCTACGAGCGCGACGACCGGGGCGTGCCGCCGCGTTGGATGGAGATGGTGCATCACACCCTGCAGACGCTGGGGCCGAAAGTGCTGGCGTCGCGGATGGTGCATGACTACGTGGAGCAGTGTTATGCCCCGGCCGCGCAGTCGTTGCGGCGCACCTGTGAGCCGATCGACGGGGTGCCCTTCGGTGCGGCACGTCAATTGGCCGACTACCGGCGTCGGGCCGAAGCGGCCTGGCCGCACATCCAGATCACCGACGTCGACAGCACCGGCCTGCCGGATGCACCCTGGCTGGGCTCGGAGTTGACGCTGACCGCCTCGGTGCGCCTGGCCGGGTTGCGGCCGGACGAGGTGGCCGTGCAGGCGGTGCTGGGCCGAGTGGATTCCGGTGACACCCTGCTGGATCCGGTTACCGTGGCGATGTCGCACGCCCACACCGATGCGGACGGAACGGAAGTCTTCTCCACGACCAGTCGGCTACCGGTGGCCGGGTCGGTGGGCTACACCGTGCGGGTGCTGCCGTGCCATCCGTTGCTGTCCGGCGATGCCGAACTGGGACTGGTGACGTTGGCTTGAGGCCGGGGGCCCGCCGGGCTCACGGGCGGTTCTGGCCGGCGGTTCCAGGGGTGCCGGGAGTCCCATCTGCGCCGCCGTTGCCGCCCGCGCCACCGTTGCCGCCGGTGTACTGCTCAGCGGTGCCGTTCCCACCGTTGCCGCCAGTACCGCCGGCGCCGTTGCCGTTCGGGCCCACGGTTCCGCCGTTGCCGCCCTGCCCGCCGTCGCCGCCGTAGCCCCAATTGATGCCGTGGCCGCCATTGCCGCCGGTTCCGCCGGCGGTGCCGTTGCCGCCGTTGCCGCCATTGCCTCCGTCGCCGCCACCGCCGTTGTTGACATCGGCGGTGGCATCGCCGTTGCCGCCGTTGCCTCCGCGACCGCCGTCGCCGCCCGCTCCGGTGCCACCGTTTCCGCCGTTTCCGCCGTTTCCGCCATAGACGTGACCGCCATCGCCGCCATTGCCCCCGGCGCCGCCGTCGGCGCCGGCATAGCCGCCGGCCCCGCCCCGGCCGCCGCTGGTGGCGGTGGTGCCCCAACCGCCCTGGCCGCCGTTGCCACCATCGCCGCCGTTGCCGGCGGTGCTGCCGGGGGCGCCTGCTCCGCCGCCGCCTCCGCCGCCGTAGTAGCCGGTGCCATCGGCATACTCGTGGAAGATGCTGCCGCCGGCACCCCCCGTGCCGCCCTTACCGCCGGTGAAGCCGTCAACCGATCCGCCGTTGCCGCCGTTGCCGCCGGCGCCCCCAACGCCATTGGCCGGCTGCTGGGCGCCGCCGGCACCGCCGTAGCCGCCCCACCCGGCATCCCCGTGGGCTCCGGCGTTGCCGCCCTTGCCGCCGTCACCGCCGGCGCCACTCATGCTGTCGCCGCCGTTGCCCCCGTTGCCGGCGTGGCCGCCCACTCCAGCACTGCCACCGTCACCACCGTGGCCGGCGTGCAGGCCGCCCAGGAGGCTGGCGCCACCCTCGCCGCCGTTGCCGGCAGTGCCGGAGTCACCGGCACTGCCACCGTTGCCGGCGTTGCCGCCGTCGCCGCCACGGCCGTCCGGAATGCCCGGGGCGCCGGCCCCGGCAGCAAGCCCGCGGCCGCCGTCGCCGCCGTTTCCGGCGTTGCCGGCGCCGTCCGCATTGCCCCCGTTGCCACCGGCCCCACCGCTGCCACCGTTGCCGACGCTGCCGACCGGGACGCTGACGCCGTCGGTGTTCCCGTGGTAGTCGCCGCCCAGGAAGCCGAAGCCGCCGCTGCCTCCATCTCCGGCGTTGCCACCATCGCCGGCGTTGCCGCCGCTTCCGCCGTTGCCGCCGTTTCCGGCATCCCCACCGTTATGGCCCGCGCCGCCTTCGCCGCCCCAGCCACCAGTGCCGCCGGTGCCGCCCCAGCCGCCGGCACCGGCGTTGCCGCCGCTTCCGCCGTTGCCGCCGTCACCGCCGGCGCCGGCAACGCCGAACCGGATCGGATCAGACGGGCTGGCCCAGCCGAACGAGGTGCCTCCGCCTTGGCCGCCGTCGCCGGCATTGCCACCCGATCCGGCGTGGCCACCCGCACCGGTGTCGCCGCCCTTGCCGCCGTTGCCCCCGTCGCCGGCATTGCCGCCCGCACCGGCGTTGCCGACCGCTCCGCCGGTTCCGAAGAGCCCGCTCGCGCCGGAAAGCCCACCGCGCGCGCCCCAACCCCCGTATCCGCCGGCCCCGCCCTGTCCGCCGTTCCCGGCGACACTGGGACCGAAGCCACCCGCACCGCCGTTACCCCCGTTGCCGCCATCGCCGCCGCTGCCGCCGGCCCCGCCGTTACCCCCGTTGCCGAAGAAGAGTCCGCCGGCGCCGCCGTTGCCGCCGACGCCGCCGAATCCACCGGACTGACCGTCGTGGCCCGCTTCGCCGGCCTGGGCCGCGGGCCCCGCGCCACCATCGCCGCCGTTGGCCCCGCTGCCCCCGTTTCCGCCGTTGCCACCATTGCCGCCGTTGCTGAACCAGAGCCCACCCGCGCCGCCCACACCACCGGCGCCGCCCCACCCCGCTGCCGTGGCATCGCCGCCGTTCCCGCCGTTTCCGCCGTTGCCCCAGAAGATTCCGCCGGCCCCGCCGGCTCCACCGGCGCCGCCATCGCCCCCGTCGATTCCGTCCGTGCCGTCGCCGCCGTTGCCCCCGTTGCCGAACAGGAACGCGGCATTGCCCGCTTGTCCCGCTGTTCCGTTGATCGGAGCCAGGTATTCGACCGCGCTGATCTCCGCTGACGGACCGGGGCCTCCGCCGGCATTTCCGCCGTTGCCGATCAGCCAGCCGGCATTGCCGCCGTTGCCGCCGTAGTAGCCGTCGCCGCCGTCGCCGAACAGCCAGCCGCCGTCGCCGCCGTCGGGGTGCTCAGCGGTTCCGGCGGCGCCGTCACCGATGAGGAACTGGCCGGACCAGGTGTTGACCCAGTCGGCGACCTGTGTGCCCTCGGGGCTGTTGATCCAGTTGTCGATCGCGCCGTGGATCGGGGTGTAGAAGTACTGCTCGAACCATCCACCACTGTCGAGGGCGTTGGCGAGTGCTGCCTCGGGTCCGGTGCTGATGGCCCAGGACGTGGGGTCGGCCCAGGCGATCGAATCCAGCCAGGCGCCCAGGTCCCCCCAGTTCTGCGTCGGGTCGACGACGGTCGTGGATGGGTCCAGCGAGCCGAACAGGTCAAACAACCAGTCGAAGTCCGCTCCCGCCTGGGGCGCGGTCAGCATCGGGCCGAGCCCGGCTGCGGCGAACACTCCAGCGACGGTGCGAGTCCGATGTCGGCGATGTTGCGAGCGCTTGCTGTCGGCCCTTCGGCTTCGACGTGTCGTCATCGCGCACCTCCGCCCAGGGCCGCAGGTGATTCTGAGGCGTGCCTGGTGTGAGGGTGATTTTATCCACCAAGCGGGCTGGCAGTAAACAGTCAGAAAGCAACTATTACGAAGCAGCCTTCTTTTTGCTCCGCGGCCCCCTAGCAAACCTCAGGCGGTGGCAATCCTCACGGGAAGCGGGCCAGGCAGCGATCGAAGTCGCCGAGCACCCCGGTGCGGTAGGCGTCGATGCGCGAGAAGCCGGCCGGCACCGATTCGCCGTTGATGTCGCCGGCGGCCAGACCGTTGGTCAGCAGCCCGGCGACCGCCTCGTCCAGATCACCCGCGGTCAGTGCGATCCTGCCGCCGTTGGAGGTGGTGACGCCCTGAGACAGCCGGGTGGTGGCCACCCCGGTCAGGCATGCGGTGCGCAGCGCGGCCGCGGCGTTGTCGAGCACCAGGCCGCCGTGTTCGATCTGCACGCGCTGCAGGTACCGCGAGATCAGCGCCGAATAGGCGGTGTTGTCACCGGACAGCGTCGCCAACTTCTGGTCCTTGCTGGGGGTGCCCATGGTCTGCAGGGCCGGCAGGTCCACCGCGATGGTGTTGGTCGCCGGGCAATAGGAGGCCGGCGGGCTGGGGCGAGCGTCCGAGCACGACGAAGCGGTCGCGGCGTCGAAGGTGAGTTTCGGTGGCTGGGCGGGCGTGAACGCGATGTTCATCGCGTCGATGACCAACCGCACCGACTCCTCGCTGACCGGCACCTCGCCGGTCTCGTTCTGTTGCAGCTGAACCGGCAGTTCGCCGCGCCGCTGCTCGATCTCCTTGGCGTCGATGGCATTACACGAGCCGGCGCCGTCGGTGAACCCGAACTGGAATGCCGAGATCCGCTCGAAGGCCGAACCGTGTTCGTTGCCGCCGATCGACTCGTCGGGACCGAGCAACGGATCACGCAGCGCCAGCATCGCGGCCAACACGCCGTTGAGCCCGTCGCCGGTGCTCAGTGTGAAGCGCGGGGAATCCCCTTGGGCCACCCAGCGCAGGTAGACACCCGCCAGGCAGTCGGCTTGCTGCTCGGCCACCAGTGTCGGGGTCTGGCGCCGCTTGGTGATGCCGGCGGTGCGGGCAATCGCGTGGCCGTACTCGTGGGCGAGCACCATGGTGATGGCCATGTCGCCATAGGCGCTGCGCAAGGCGGGCAGCAGCAGCCGACGATCCCAGCCGATGGTGTTGTCCAGATAGCAGTAGGCCGCGTTGACCAGCAGGAAAGTCCTGCTGTCACAGAACTTTCCGCGCAGTTGCGCCGGATCCCAGGACAGCAGTGACTTCGCCGGCTTGAACTCGCCGTCGAAGGTGTTGGGATAGGTCGTGGTCCAGAACGCCTCGAGGTCGCTGACCGACTGAGCGGCGAGTTGGTCGATCCGCCCGCCGTCGGTGCCGTCGACCTCCCGGGTCGGTGGCGGGGCGTCAGGGCGCAGCCCGGTGGGGCCGTCGACGGCCTGCAGACCGCCTACCCGGAACGGGTCGGCGAACACCGACACGGGTTGCCCGTCGAGCATGCGGGCACATCCGCTCAGCAATAACACCAGTGTGCAGGCGGTGACCAGAACCGCATTAACACGGTGCCGTCGGCGGGCAGGGCGCATGGGGTACCACGATAGTGGGCTCAGGCGCCGCGCAGCCGCTTCAGCGCCAGCTGCACCTTCGCTGTGTCGGTGGTGCCCCAGAACGGCGGTAGCGAGGCCCGCAGGTATCCGGCGTAACGGGCGGTGGCCATCCGGGAGTCGAGCACCGCCACCACGCCCCGGTCGTCGTTTCCGCGCAGCAGCCTGCCGGCGCCTTGGGCCAGCAGCAGGGCGGCGTGGTTGGCGGCCACTGCCATGAAGCCGTTGCCGCCGCGCGCGGTGATGGCGCGCTGCCGGGCGGTCAGCAGCGGATCATCGGGTCGCGGGAACGGGATGCGGTCGATGAGCACCAGCGACAGCGACGGTCCCGGGACGTCGACGCCCTGCCACAGCGACAGCGTGCCGAACAGCGAGGTCGCGGCGTCGTCGGCGAACTGCTCGACCAGCGCGCCGGTGGTGTCGTCGCCCTGGCACAGCACCGGTGTGTCGAGGCGCTCGCGCATCGCGTCGGCCGCGGCTCGTGCCGCTCGCATCGACGAGAACAAGCCCAGGGTTCGACCGCCGGCCGCGGTGATCAGTGCGGTGATCTCGTCGAGTTGTTCGGCCGTGCCGGTGCCTTCGCGCCCGGGTGGCGGCAGGTGCGCCGCGATGTAGAGGATGCCCGACTTGGCGTGCGCAAAAGGTGAGCCGACGTCAAGGCCACGCCAGCGCGCGGCCTGGGGATCTTCGCCGCGCCGCAGACCCCAGTCGCCGGCCATGGCGTCGAAGGACCCGCCGACCGTCAGCGTTGCCGAGGTCAGCACCGTGGTCGCACGGGCGAACAGCCGCTCGCGCAGCAGGCCGGCGACCGACAGTGGTGCCACCCGCAGCACGGCCCGCACCGAGCCCCGATTGTCTTCGTGGCTGAGCCAGACCACGTCGTAGCGGTCGGGGATGGCCGGCTCGAACGAGGTCAGGATCCGGGACGCGGTGTCGGCGATCTCGGTCAGCGCGGCGACCGACTCCTTGCGCGCGGCAGCGGCTTTGGGATCGGCGGGTGTGGTGTCGATGGCTGCGCGGGCCGCCCCGGCGGCATCACGCAGGGCGGCCAGATAGGTGGCCAGCTCCTCGTCGAGGTGATCCATCCGGCCGGGGGTGCCGTCGTGGATCGCCGAGCCGAACGTCAGCGATGCGGCATCGAGGCGCTGGACCAGCTCGGGGGAGACCAGCCGGCCAACACGGCGCACCGCGACGCTGAGCATGGTCGCGCTCAGCTCGGCGGTGGCCACTGAGGTCACCCGGTCGGCGAGTTCGTGCGCCTCGTCGATCACCAGCAGGCGATGCTCGGGCAACACGGTGGTGTCGGAGATGGCGTCGATGGCCAACAGGGCATGGTTGGTGACGACGACGTCGGCCTCGGAAGCGACGGCTCGGGCCCGCTCGGCGAAGCAGTCGGTGCCGTATTGGCAGCGCACGGCGCCCACACATTC includes these proteins:
- a CDS encoding alpha-1,4-glucan--maltose-1-phosphate maltosyltransferase, which gives rise to MSLDSYRGRIQPDDERSVVAGRVEVDDVEPVVSCGRYPAKAVVGETVPVKATVWREGHEAVAATLVVRHVGRRYPLPGDPPPTAAGSALHLPMHTGFDAYVFHGAFTPDAVGLWTFRVEGWGDPLQSWRHAVTAKLDAGQAAAELSNDLLIGAELFTRAAAAVPTARREPVLAAAAALRAPGDPVSRAAPALSSELDELLARYPLRELVTAGVEHQVWVDRPLARGGAWYEMFPRSTGGWDAEGRPLHGTFATATAALPRIAQMGFDVVYLPPVHPIGRVHRKGRNNSATAESGDVGSPWAIGSAEGGHDAVHPELGDIGGFDDFVAAAHRLDLEVALDLALQCAPDHPWATQHREWFTELPDGTIAYAENPPKKYQDIYPLNFDNDPAGLYAEVLRVVRFWMDHGVKIFRVDNPHTKPPDFWLWLIAAVKNIDPDVLFLSEAFTPPARQYGLAKLGFTQSYSYFTWRTTKSELTEFGQQIAELADFRRPNLFVNTPDILHASLQHGGPGMFAIRAVLAATLGPAWGVYSGFELFEDRAVHEGSEEYLDSEKYELRPRDFAGAVAEGRSLEPFIARLNEIRRLHPAFNQLRTVHFHHIDNDALLAYSKFDPATGDTVLVVVTLNPFSAEQATLHLDMWALGMPDYQRFWVRDQISGEDYNWGQDNYVRLDPAHAVAHIVTMPPINLGTRIELLRR
- the glgP gene encoding alpha-glucan family phosphorylase codes for the protein MKALRRFTVRAHLPERLLALEQLSMNLRWSWEQPTQELFAAIDPELWDGSGRDPVALLGAVSPARLEELATDQEFTARLDALAADLSAYLTSPRWYQHQQDGGAALPTAVAYFSMEFGVAEALPNYSGGLGILAGDHLKSASDLGVPLIAVGLYYRSGYFRQALTADGWQRETYPALDPQGLPLRLLVDTDAHPVLIDVALPGAGRLRARIWVAQVGRVPLLLLDSDIGENPHQLRGITDRLYGGDQEHRIRQEILAGIGGVRAIREFTRLQGMPAPEVFHMNEGHAGFLGVERIRELIAEQGLDFDTALAVVRSATVFTTHTPVPAGIDRFPADMVRRYFDDSGDALVAGVPTERIMELGMEQGDEHDPGMFNMAHMGLRLAQRANGVSRLHGRVSRVMFNDLWPGFDGGEVPIGSITNGVHAPSWAAPPWLQLSRDVAAPDSFSEPAAWQRLQQVDPVTLWSIRSQLRALLVDEVRLRLLKSGLERGSSEAELGWIATAFDPDVLTIGFARRVPTYKRLTLMLRDPDRLEQLLLDEQCPVQLIVAGKSHPADEDGKALIQQVVRFADRPEVRHRIAFLPDYDMSMARRLYSGCDVWLNNPLRPLEACGTSGMKSALNGGLNLSIRDGWWDEWFDGQNGWAIPTADGVADENRRDDLEAAALYDLLASSVVPKFYERDDRGVPPRWMEMVHHTLQTLGPKVLASRMVHDYVEQCYAPAAQSLRRTCEPIDGVPFGAARQLADYRRRAEAAWPHIQITDVDSTGLPDAPWLGSELTLTASVRLAGLRPDEVAVQAVLGRVDSGDTLLDPVTVAMSHAHTDADGTEVFSTTSRLPVAGSVGYTVRVLPCHPLLSGDAELGLVTLA
- a CDS encoding neutral zinc metallopeptidase — its product is MRPARRRHRVNAVLVTACTLVLLLSGCARMLDGQPVSVFADPFRVGGLQAVDGPTGLRPDAPPPTREVDGTDGGRIDQLAAQSVSDLEAFWTTTYPNTFDGEFKPAKSLLSWDPAQLRGKFCDSRTFLLVNAAYCYLDNTIGWDRRLLLPALRSAYGDMAITMVLAHEYGHAIARTAGITKRRQTPTLVAEQQADCLAGVYLRWVAQGDSPRFTLSTGDGLNGVLAAMLALRDPLLGPDESIGGNEHGSAFERISAFQFGFTDGAGSCNAIDAKEIEQRRGELPVQLQQNETGEVPVSEESVRLVIDAMNIAFTPAQPPKLTFDAATASSCSDARPSPPASYCPATNTIAVDLPALQTMGTPSKDQKLATLSGDNTAYSALISRYLQRVQIEHGGLVLDNAAAALRTACLTGVATTRLSQGVTTSNGGRIALTAGDLDEAVAGLLTNGLAAGDINGESVPAGFSRIDAYRTGVLGDFDRCLARFP
- a CDS encoding ATP-dependent DNA helicase, coding for MADPSVSELLAAAVAALGGSEREGQVRMAEAVARCFDTGEHLAVQAGTGTGKSLAYLVPAIARALTDENPVVVSTATIALQRQLVDRDLPRLAGALEKVLPRRPTFALLKGRRNYLCLNKIHTGIAEESDDEPQAELFDPFAASALGRDVQRLTAWAEDTDTGDRDDLKPGVPERSWSQVSVSARECVGAVRCQYGTDCFAERARAVASEADVVVTNHALLAIDAISDTTVLPEHRLLVIDEAHELADRVTSVATAELSATMLSVAVRRVGRLVSPELVQRLDAASLTFGSAIHDGTPGRMDHLDEELATYLAALRDAAGAARAAIDTTPADPKAAAARKESVAALTEIADTASRILTSFEPAIPDRYDVVWLSHEDNRGSVRAVLRVAPLSVAGLLRERLFARATTVLTSATLTVGGSFDAMAGDWGLRRGEDPQAARWRGLDVGSPFAHAKSGILYIAAHLPPPGREGTGTAEQLDEITALITAAGGRTLGLFSSMRAARAAADAMRERLDTPVLCQGDDTTGALVEQFADDAATSLFGTLSLWQGVDVPGPSLSLVLIDRIPFPRPDDPLLTARQRAITARGGNGFMAVAANHAALLLAQGAGRLLRGNDDRGVVAVLDSRMATARYAGYLRASLPPFWGTTDTAKVQLALKRLRGA